A region from the Candidatus Sysuiplasma acidicola genome encodes:
- a CDS encoding IS630 family transposase, with protein MGIVSVSDSGILNKLAKECKDPRERDRLRALYMLSIGYSVKDASRVFSVAEDAIYRWAQRWNEERSVEDRDRSGRPPALGEKEKKEIKRLLDENDPGKHGINSSTWTCTELRLYFRRKGITVSEETVRRCLRDMGAHYVKATLEYAETYSREVASEREELAARFIRDMDAKPDDVVVLFEDEMSIDRSHNGGYGWTFSKRLTLRTPQRMYEKRINGFGAVNTFKGRVYRMNSTAAKSESLIRFIERLSRRHRGKTLWIYLDNPPVHRSKVLKKWLAAHPRVVLKPLPRYSPDINPQEQWWNYERAKLLNNTYFASNRRLGGAVQHFVRNTPPATVKSVCNLSAIHALLK; from the coding sequence ATGGGCATAGTTTCGGTGTCTGATTCGGGCATTCTCAACAAACTTGCAAAGGAGTGCAAGGATCCCAGGGAAAGGGATCGCCTTCGTGCACTTTACATGCTCAGCATCGGTTATTCAGTGAAGGATGCTTCGAGGGTGTTCTCTGTAGCCGAAGATGCCATATACAGGTGGGCACAGCGTTGGAATGAGGAGAGGAGTGTGGAAGACAGGGACAGGAGTGGCAGGCCGCCGGCACTCGGCGAGAAGGAGAAGAAAGAGATAAAGCGCCTGCTTGACGAGAACGATCCTGGCAAGCACGGCATCAACTCGTCGACCTGGACATGTACCGAGCTGCGTCTCTACTTCCGGCGGAAGGGCATCACCGTCTCTGAGGAGACCGTCAGGCGCTGCCTGAGGGATATGGGCGCACATTATGTCAAGGCAACACTGGAATACGCAGAAACATACAGCCGTGAAGTGGCCAGCGAGAGAGAGGAATTAGCTGCCAGATTCATCAGGGACATGGATGCAAAGCCGGACGATGTCGTCGTCCTCTTTGAGGACGAAATGTCCATAGACCGCTCTCACAACGGCGGCTATGGCTGGACGTTCTCAAAGCGCCTTACGCTGAGGACGCCACAGCGGATGTATGAAAAGCGCATAAACGGCTTCGGCGCTGTCAACACTTTCAAAGGCAGGGTCTACAGGATGAACAGCACTGCCGCAAAGTCGGAGTCGCTGATAAGGTTCATCGAAAGGCTGTCCAGGAGACACAGAGGGAAGACGCTGTGGATATATCTGGACAATCCGCCAGTGCACAGGTCAAAGGTGCTGAAGAAATGGCTTGCTGCACACCCGCGGGTTGTTCTCAAGCCATTGCCCAGATACTCGCCGGACATCAACCCTCAGGAACAGTGGTGGAACTATGAGAGGGCAAAACTGCTCAACAATACGTACTTCGCTTCAAACAGGCGACTCGGTGGTGCAGTACAGCATTTCGTCAGAAACACACCGCCTGCAACGGTGAAGAGTGTCTGCAATCTATCGGCAATACACGCACTGCTCAAATAG
- a CDS encoding DsrE family protein, protein MKYAVTINSKEPETMWNAFRFASAVLSKGHNVSIFLLGPAVEIDSVDNSRFEVKKVFSRFTELGGETLSCGTCLRLRRMNASEACPMSTMDTLVSLTEDADRVVNFG, encoded by the coding sequence ATGAAGTATGCAGTGACGATAAATTCTAAAGAACCGGAAACCATGTGGAATGCATTCCGGTTCGCAAGCGCCGTTCTGTCCAAGGGCCACAACGTTTCAATTTTTCTTCTCGGCCCTGCGGTTGAGATAGATTCCGTGGACAACAGTCGTTTTGAGGTGAAGAAGGTGTTTAGCAGATTCACCGAACTTGGCGGTGAAACACTCAGCTGCGGCACGTGTCTCAGGTTACGCAGAATGAATGCCAGTGAGGCTTGCCCCATGTCAACGATGGATACGCTCGTCTCTCTCACCGAAGATGCTGACAGAGTGGTGAATTTCGGTTGA